In Neorhizobium galegae, the following proteins share a genomic window:
- a CDS encoding outer membrane protein: MRTLIATLMASAASFIAISAANAADAVEQIPQAPVAVEEPAPAASWQGFYLGGYGQYDWGRFGSGDRDGQFGGGAYTGYNFQSGSIVYGVEADVGYNGTKSTTDDGFEGKAGWNGSVRGRVGYDLNPFLIYGTAGVALQDNELSDATSSDNKTAVGYTVGAGAEAFVTNNITARVEYRYTDFGSDSYSLDSGSVSKGFDDHSVKVGIGVKF; the protein is encoded by the coding sequence ATGCGTACTCTCATCGCAACTCTGATGGCCTCGGCAGCCAGCTTCATCGCCATCTCTGCGGCCAATGCCGCTGATGCCGTCGAACAAATTCCGCAGGCCCCGGTTGCAGTCGAAGAGCCGGCCCCGGCCGCCAGCTGGCAGGGTTTCTATCTCGGTGGTTATGGTCAGTATGACTGGGGTCGCTTCGGTAGCGGCGACCGTGACGGCCAGTTCGGCGGCGGTGCTTATACGGGCTACAACTTCCAGAGCGGTTCGATCGTCTACGGTGTCGAAGCAGACGTCGGCTACAACGGCACGAAGAGCACCACGGATGACGGCTTTGAAGGCAAGGCCGGCTGGAACGGCTCTGTTCGCGGCCGCGTCGGCTACGACCTCAACCCCTTCCTGATCTACGGTACGGCCGGTGTCGCCCTGCAGGACAACGAACTGAGCGACGCGACTTCGTCCGACAACAAGACCGCCGTCGGTTATACGGTCGGTGCCGGTGCCGAAGCCTTCGTCACCAACAACATCACCGCTCGTGTCGAATACCGTTACACGGATTTCGGTTCGGACAGCTACTCGCTCGATTCCGGTTCGGTTTCGAAGGGCTTCGACGATCACAGCGTCAAGGTCGGTATCGGCGTGAAGTTCTAA
- a CDS encoding molybdopterin-containing oxidoreductase family protein yields MNVATPITAKTPIAPEKSGHNSVGHTVCPHDCPSACALDIDLTADGRIGRVRGAADNTYTAGVICAKVARYSERLYHPGRLMHPKRRVGAKGEGNWQEVSWEAALDEIADAFVKAEAKHGSEAIWPYFYAGTMGQVQRDSIERLRHAKKYSGFFGTICTNMAWTGYVMGTGALRGPDPREMAKSDCVVIWGTNAVSTQVNVMAHAVKARKERGAKIVVIDIYDNPTMKQADMALTVRPGTDAALACAVMHIAFRDGYADRAYMAQYADDPAGLEAHLKAKTPEWASAITGLSVEEIETFARLVGTTKKTFFRLGYGFARQRNGTVAMHAALSISTVLGCWQYEGGGAFHNNGEIFRLNKSELMGTAYADPDIRQLDQSQIGRVLTGDAEALRRGGPVTALLIQNTNPMNVAPEQRLVREGFMRDDLFVAVHEQFMTDTAEVADIVLPATMFVEHDDLYRAGGQQHILLGPKLVEPPSTVRTNLFVIEELAKRLGVDHFPGFGLDERQHIDRILKASHWGAYDDLARDKWIDAQPDFETAHYIKGFGYPDGKFRFRPDWANGPSPDKPPKNVGPLGPIAELPVFPDQVDVIEVADEAHPFRLATSPARSFLNSSFTETKSSYEREGRPEVMIEPTDAERLGIVDGDIVRLGNMRGEIRLHARLVAGARPGVLIAEGLWPNRKHLDGEGINVLTGADAVAPYGGAAFHDNKVWLRKDFA; encoded by the coding sequence ATGAACGTTGCGACCCCGATTACCGCGAAAACCCCGATCGCCCCAGAAAAGTCCGGCCACAATTCCGTCGGACACACCGTCTGTCCGCACGACTGTCCGTCGGCCTGCGCACTCGACATTGATCTCACCGCCGACGGCCGCATCGGCCGGGTGCGGGGTGCCGCCGACAACACCTATACGGCCGGCGTCATCTGCGCCAAGGTCGCACGATACTCCGAGCGGCTCTACCATCCCGGCCGGCTGATGCATCCCAAGCGCCGCGTGGGCGCCAAGGGCGAGGGGAACTGGCAGGAGGTCTCCTGGGAGGCCGCACTCGACGAGATCGCCGACGCTTTCGTCAAGGCGGAGGCGAAACACGGGTCGGAGGCGATCTGGCCCTATTTCTATGCCGGCACGATGGGCCAGGTGCAGCGCGATTCGATCGAGCGGCTGCGTCATGCCAAAAAATACTCCGGCTTCTTCGGGACGATCTGCACCAACATGGCCTGGACCGGTTATGTGATGGGCACCGGCGCGCTTCGCGGTCCCGATCCGCGCGAGATGGCGAAGTCCGATTGCGTGGTGATCTGGGGCACCAATGCCGTCTCCACCCAGGTCAACGTCATGGCCCACGCGGTGAAGGCCCGCAAGGAACGCGGCGCCAAGATCGTCGTCATCGATATCTACGACAACCCGACGATGAAACAGGCGGACATGGCGCTGACCGTGCGCCCCGGCACCGATGCCGCTCTCGCCTGCGCTGTCATGCATATCGCCTTCCGCGACGGATACGCCGATCGAGCCTACATGGCGCAATATGCCGACGATCCGGCTGGCCTCGAAGCGCATCTCAAGGCGAAGACGCCGGAATGGGCCTCCGCCATCACCGGCCTGTCGGTCGAAGAGATCGAAACCTTCGCCCGCCTCGTCGGCACGACCAAAAAAACCTTCTTCCGCCTCGGCTACGGTTTCGCCCGCCAGCGCAACGGCACCGTCGCCATGCATGCGGCGCTGTCGATTTCGACCGTGCTCGGCTGCTGGCAATACGAGGGCGGCGGCGCCTTCCACAACAACGGCGAAATTTTCCGGCTCAACAAGTCGGAGCTGATGGGCACGGCCTATGCCGATCCCGATATCCGTCAGCTCGACCAGTCGCAGATCGGCCGGGTGCTGACCGGCGATGCGGAGGCATTGCGGCGCGGCGGGCCGGTGACGGCGCTTTTGATCCAGAACACCAATCCGATGAACGTTGCGCCGGAACAGCGCCTCGTCCGCGAAGGGTTCATGCGCGACGACCTGTTCGTGGCGGTGCACGAGCAGTTCATGACCGATACGGCCGAAGTTGCCGATATCGTGCTGCCGGCGACGATGTTCGTCGAGCATGACGATCTTTACCGCGCCGGCGGTCAGCAGCATATCCTGCTCGGGCCGAAGCTGGTCGAGCCGCCGTCGACGGTGCGAACCAACCTCTTCGTCATCGAGGAACTGGCCAAGCGCCTCGGCGTCGATCATTTCCCCGGTTTCGGCCTCGACGAACGCCAGCATATCGACCGCATCCTGAAGGCCAGCCACTGGGGCGCCTACGACGACCTGGCGCGCGACAAATGGATCGATGCGCAGCCGGATTTCGAGACCGCCCATTACATCAAGGGATTTGGTTATCCGGACGGAAAATTCCGCTTCCGGCCGGACTGGGCGAACGGTCCGTCGCCGGACAAGCCGCCGAAAAATGTCGGGCCGCTGGGACCGATCGCCGAACTGCCGGTGTTCCCCGACCAGGTTGACGTCATCGAGGTGGCGGACGAAGCGCATCCCTTTCGGCTGGCGACATCGCCGGCCCGCAGCTTCCTCAATTCCTCCTTCACCGAGACGAAAAGCTCCTATGAGCGAGAAGGGCGCCCGGAAGTGATGATCGAGCCGACCGATGCGGAACGCCTCGGCATCGTCGACGGCGATATCGTGCGGCTCGGCAACATGCGCGGCGAAATCCGCCTGCATGCGAGGCTGGTTGCCGGCGCGAGGCCGGGCGTACTGATCGCCGAGGGGCTGTGGCCGAACCGCAAACACCTCGACGGCGAGGGCATCAACGTGCTGACCGGGGCCGACGCCGTGGCGCCCTATGGCGGTGCGGCCTTCCACGACAACAAGGTATGGCTTCGCAAGGACTTCGCATGA
- a CDS encoding glutathione S-transferase: MKLLYSPASPYSAKVRMAARHLGIEIAEVKTDTNAAPPELVSNNPLGKIPVLIRDGEPPIYDSIAIMHWLDRQSGGKLYPKKDAKRTEAEVLEALCDGMMDCLLAIVYERRSRDEDKVHQPWIDKQWGKVVRGLDHLENNLPKTGKKLHGGHFALAALIGYLDLRFNGQWAEGRPELASWPDVFTKRFASYTAMKSAA; encoded by the coding sequence ATGAAGCTGCTGTATTCCCCGGCCTCGCCCTATTCCGCCAAGGTGCGCATGGCGGCGCGCCATCTCGGCATCGAGATCGCCGAGGTGAAGACCGACACCAACGCCGCCCCGCCGGAACTCGTGAGCAACAACCCGCTCGGCAAGATCCCGGTGCTGATCCGTGATGGCGAGCCGCCGATCTACGACAGCATCGCGATCATGCATTGGCTCGATCGCCAGTCGGGCGGCAAGCTCTATCCGAAGAAGGATGCGAAGCGCACCGAGGCGGAGGTGCTGGAAGCGCTTTGCGACGGCATGATGGATTGCCTGCTGGCGATCGTCTACGAGCGTCGCTCGCGCGACGAGGACAAGGTCCATCAGCCGTGGATCGACAAACAATGGGGCAAGGTGGTGCGCGGCCTCGATCACCTGGAGAACAATTTGCCGAAGACGGGCAAGAAATTGCATGGCGGCCATTTTGCGCTGGCTGCGTTGATCGGTTACCTCGATCTGCGCTTCAACGGGCAATGGGCCGAAGGCCGACCGGAGCTCGCCTCCTGGCCGGACGTCTTCACCAAGCGCTTCGCCTCCTATACCGCCATGAAATCGGCGGCCTGA
- a CDS encoding 23S rRNA (adenine(2030)-N(6))-methyltransferase RlmJ, with protein MNYRHIYHAGNFADVLKHAVLARLIRYAQNKDKAFRLLDTHAGIGLYDLSSDEAQKTGEWRDGIGRLMEAELPAKVADLLEPYLTAVRELNPTGALKLYPGSPKLARMLFRPQDRLSAMELHPEDFNRLHNLFEGDFQVRATELDGWLALGAHLPPKEKRGIVLVDPPFEEEGEYQRLVKGLFTAWRRFQSGTYCLWYPIKKGAPLKAFHDDLKALDIPKMLCAELTVQSDRETTGLSGSGLIIVNPPFTLKDELHTFLPTLKTILAQDRFASQRAFWLTGETVDNDLDSES; from the coding sequence ATGAACTACCGGCACATCTATCACGCGGGCAATTTCGCCGATGTCCTGAAACACGCGGTCCTGGCGCGGCTGATCCGCTATGCCCAGAACAAGGACAAGGCTTTTCGCCTGCTGGATACCCATGCCGGCATCGGCCTTTACGACCTTTCCTCGGACGAGGCGCAGAAGACCGGCGAATGGCGCGACGGCATCGGCCGGCTGATGGAAGCGGAACTGCCGGCAAAGGTCGCAGACCTGCTGGAGCCTTATTTGACCGCGGTCAGGGAATTGAACCCCACCGGCGCACTGAAACTCTATCCCGGTTCGCCGAAACTTGCCCGCATGCTGTTCCGCCCACAGGACCGGTTGTCGGCGATGGAACTGCATCCGGAGGATTTCAACCGCCTGCACAATCTGTTCGAAGGCGATTTCCAGGTGCGTGCCACCGAACTCGACGGCTGGCTGGCGCTCGGCGCCCATCTGCCGCCGAAGGAAAAGCGCGGAATCGTGCTCGTCGATCCGCCTTTCGAGGAAGAAGGCGAATACCAGCGGCTGGTGAAAGGCCTGTTCACCGCCTGGCGCCGGTTCCAGAGCGGCACCTACTGCCTCTGGTATCCGATCAAGAAGGGCGCGCCGCTCAAGGCCTTCCACGACGATTTGAAGGCGCTGGACATCCCGAAAATGCTGTGTGCCGAATTGACCGTTCAAAGCGACCGCGAGACGACCGGTTTGTCCGGCTCCGGCCTCATCATCGTCAACCCGCCCTTCACGCTGAAGGACGAGTTGCACACGTTCCTGCCGACCTTGAAAACCATCCTGGCGCAGGATCGGTTCGCCTCGCAACGAGCCTTCTGGCTGACCGGCGAGACTGTCGACAACGACCTCGATTCGGAGTCTTGA
- a CDS encoding NUDIX domain-containing protein, whose protein sequence is MTEQNDRVKLVSEKILSDGWTRLSSYELDYADRRGETHRLHREIYHKSEAACILLYDAERDMVVLVKQFRLPAYLTGKPGWMVEVPAGLLDEDHPEDAIRREAMEETGYRLRDVRFVFKAFMSPGAITELVHFFHAPVDLSDRVNGGGGLAEEHEDIEVLELPLDEAVAMIGNGEIIDAKTIMMLQWAVINRASFTV, encoded by the coding sequence ATGACCGAGCAGAACGACCGGGTAAAGCTCGTCAGCGAGAAGATATTGTCGGACGGCTGGACGCGGCTTTCGAGCTACGAACTCGACTACGCCGATCGCCGTGGCGAGACGCACCGCCTGCATCGCGAAATCTATCATAAGTCCGAGGCCGCCTGCATCCTTCTCTACGATGCTGAGCGTGACATGGTCGTGCTGGTGAAGCAGTTTCGGTTGCCCGCTTACCTCACCGGCAAGCCGGGGTGGATGGTCGAGGTGCCGGCCGGGTTGCTCGACGAGGACCACCCGGAGGATGCGATCCGGCGCGAGGCGATGGAGGAAACCGGCTACCGCCTGCGGGATGTTCGATTTGTCTTCAAGGCATTCATGTCGCCCGGCGCGATCACCGAACTCGTGCATTTCTTCCACGCGCCGGTCGACCTCTCCGACCGGGTGAACGGTGGCGGGGGGCTCGCCGAAGAGCACGAGGATATCGAGGTTCTCGAACTGCCGCTCGACGAGGCGGTCGCGATGATCGGCAATGGCGAAATCATCGATGCGAAGACGATCATGATGCTGCAATGGGCAGTAATAAACCGGGCGTCATTCACCGTCTGA
- a CDS encoding ribonuclease T2 family protein, which produces MTNRFIAFLFLALFASTASAQERRSDNRQDHTGQFDFYVLSLSWSPTFCASQSGGKNDQQCSTDKDFRFIVHGLWPQYEKGYPDFCETKEPGRVPQSLGQPLFDIMPSMGLIGHQWRKHGSCTGLSQRDYFGKLRDAFSRVKLPADLSRGDAALTLSADQIEEKFLAANPGMSRRGISTSCEGRQLEEVRICLTKDLQFRDCAEVDRDGCRISQITLPPAR; this is translated from the coding sequence ATGACCAACCGATTTATCGCTTTCCTTTTTCTCGCGCTTTTCGCATCCACCGCCTCCGCCCAGGAGCGCCGATCGGACAATCGGCAGGATCACACAGGACAGTTCGATTTCTACGTCCTGTCGCTTTCCTGGTCGCCGACCTTCTGCGCTTCGCAGAGCGGCGGCAAGAACGACCAGCAATGCAGCACGGACAAGGACTTCCGCTTCATCGTCCACGGGCTTTGGCCCCAATACGAAAAAGGCTATCCGGATTTCTGCGAAACGAAGGAACCGGGCCGCGTGCCGCAATCGCTCGGCCAACCACTCTTCGACATCATGCCGTCGATGGGGCTGATCGGCCATCAGTGGCGCAAGCACGGAAGCTGCACCGGCCTCAGCCAGCGTGATTATTTCGGCAAACTGCGTGACGCCTTTTCGCGGGTCAAACTGCCAGCCGACCTGTCCCGCGGCGACGCGGCCCTGACGCTGTCGGCCGACCAGATCGAGGAGAAGTTCCTCGCCGCCAATCCGGGCATGAGCCGGCGCGGCATTTCGACGAGTTGCGAAGGCCGGCAGCTGGAGGAGGTGCGCATCTGCCTCACCAAGGACCTACAGTTCCGAGATTGCGCCGAGGTCGATCGTGACGGCTGCCGGATCAGCCAGATCACCCTGCCGCCGGCACGATGA